The DNA window CTATAGAAGAACCTTCGTAGGTGGAACTTCATTTTCCCAACACGAACCGAAGAAATCGCGTCAGAGGATGGTTACGAGCAGAACAGAGATTGGATTATATGAAGTACAGGAGGTAGGAAGGCAGGTAGGTAGACTTCGTTTACCCAGACCCTTCCCGAAGTTGATTATAAACCACAAACCACTATGCTGAGCTGCGAATTCGTATTTTAGCTTAGTGGCTATTCAACTGCCGAAGCGATATTCAGGCTACCACAGCTATATGTATCCTTGTACGTACAAGTAGAGTGTACCACTTCCTGGAACGAAATTAGAGCCTCGCCGGGGCCTGCCGGGGCCTTATTGCCGCTGGTGCGATTAGGCTGCCTTTGCAGCGCTACTATCGTGGCCCCGTTATCAAAACGAAAATCCAAGTTTGATCCTTTGGGAAGTGAGCGGGCTGGGTGACAGCTGTATGCGACCGGCTGCATCATAGCTAATTCCATCTATCGGCGAGAGCACCTCCTGGAAGGAATGCCTGTACCGCAACATCCTCTTTGTGATATCGCCGGAGGTATGAGCAAATAGAAGGACTTTCCACTCTAGCTCTCAGTTCAATCCACCATATACTGCGACTTGCTTTGCGGTACCATAGATACAGCAACAAAAGCGCTACAGGGTCCCTTTTCCGGAGCAGGTCTTCGAATGCGCCATATATACTGCGCAAGAAGAGTTGAGTTTGACCTGTTGTGACCTCGCTATCCGGGAGGTGCAGGATCTGGGAGACACCGTGGGCGGCACAGAAATAAGGATTGTTTTTCGCCGTAGACGAGTCTTTGAGGAGACATATAGCAGCCAAGGGCCTTGGTATACCATCTATGCCTCTCTCTGGCAACGGTGAAAACATATGAGCAAAGGTCGCCGCCATCACGCGGAAAAGACTGTCCGATCGTAGCGGGTTCACTATCTGCCACAATGACATTTTACCCTTGCTCATACGTAACCAGTCCAAGTCAGAGTAGCCAGAGCACTTTATAGGCCACGATTCTTCCGGTTTGTATGCATCAGGGGACGAGAAGGTCAATATAGTCAGAGCAGCCGCAGTGCCCCAGATTGGATCCTTGTCTTTCGCTTCAATTGGTTTCATTAACCGCTTATTGAGAAGAGCTGTGCTTTGAGACCAATGATAGCACTCCTCTTGGCTACGACGACAGCTGAATGAGCTATTCAGATGGCGGTCGTATGTAAGTGCCACCGCCAGAGAGGCGTGCATTAAAAAAGGGTACTATAAGCCATATGTTAGCCGAGATTAGGCCTATAATGTGGACAGAATCCATGTAACAAAACTTACGGCGAAGGCTAGTCTCAGGAGCTTGCGATTAACGTGTATCATATTAGGGTCATCTGGGGTAATGAGACTTCGTCCAAGATACCGGGTGATAAACTCTTGACACTTTGCGTTCAATTGATAGGATGTGGATTCGTCCGCCGTCCAGACCGCACTGGTGACCTGGGGTTGAAGCTCTGCGGTTCCTCGAACCGCCAATGGCCTCCCTGTGTCGGCGGCGATAGGCTGTAGGTCGGGAATATTAGACATAAAGTTGCATAATAGGCCGAATGAACTACATCTCTTGCAATGTGGTTTGCCTTCGTCGCACTAAGAGGCCAAAAACATTCGTTTAGCCAATCACCGGTCTCGGAAAGCCGAGAGCCACCCACCTTGAGTTTTCTGAGCTTGCAATTCCGGCAGCCAAATCTCGACCTCCGCGGAGTCCTACGCTCTCGAACCTCTCTTGGGCAAGCCGAGGGCATACTCAGTTTATTGTGAGGGATTTTCCCGAGCTCGAAATGGACTCAATGCCAAAGAGATGCGTAGCAGGTGGAGGCGGTCGGCGCCCAAGGACACTGATGTAGTTCCACATTGCCGTACCTAGGCACCCATACGCTAACCCCATTTCGGAACCCCACCTTCTACGCTAGCTATTTCTCGGATGCTGAGGTCTCCAATTGGCTTCGAGTTCTGCTCTAATTCTCCCGCCATCTATAATCAACAACAGGTCGCATCGGAATGGGCGTCATTACGTCAAGGAGTAAGTATTTTCAAATGATAGCGTAGGGGGATAAAAAGAAGGGCATTCCTCAATATCCTAGGAAGAGAGGCTATCCGTCTATAGTATCAGAATCATACAACCTTGACTTGAATACCGGCCTCTATTCACATATAATCCTCCACCTCGAAGACTTTGACAACTTCGACTTACACAAAAGACCAAATGGCCACCCAcctcgccgccgtctccCCGGCCAAAGGCCGACGCTTTGAGCTTCGAAGGCGTCCCACCCCAAAGCCAGGACCAGACGAGCTCCTGATCGCTGTCAAGTCCGTAGCCCTCAACCCAGCAGACGCCTACATGCGTGACCAAGGCCTCTTCATACCCTTTCACCCCACAGTCATTGGCTTCGATATGTCGGGGTTAGTCCTCGAGGTCGGTGACAACGTCCCCACCGGTGCTACCGACAATGATCTGGCCCCCTCCTTCCGGCCAGGTATCACTCGCGTCGCCGCCTACGCCGCCTCTATCTGGAAGTCTTGCGATCCAGACTACGGTGCATTTCAGGAGCGGTGCCTCGTCCCCTGGCAGCATGCTGTGCCTCTTCCGAACGAGGGTATGTCTTGGAACCACGCGGCAACCTtgcccgtcgccgtcgaggtACCTCTGAGCACGTGGGATGCCATAGGGATCCCCCGGATAGGAGAAGCCACTGCTTCTACTCCAGTCTCTGTGGGCTCTACAAATatggaaaaaagagaagCTCTTCTAATCTGGGGTGCATCCTCTAGCGTTGGCACCATGGGCGTACAAACAGCCCGGCTGCTACGGGAAGATCCAACCTCTTCTTTCGCAGCTGTATACGCCACGGCCGGATCGGCGAATAAGAGCTATGTAGGTTCACTGGGCGCGGACCGCGTGTTCGACTACAAAGACTCACGAGTTGTGGATGCTATCGTTTCGGCGGCTAAGGAGGACGGGTTAGTGATCCGGCATTGTTTTCTTGCTACGGGGCAGCTGGCGCCATGTCAGGCTGTGCTGAAGGCATTCCTCgacgaagatcaagaagggaagaaggcgaagacggcgaagaTTGGGTCGGCACCTGTAGTTCCTCCAGATGCGGAGGTCGTGAACGGAGTGGAGACGACCTTTGTGATGCCGTCCTCGGTGGGAAGAGAGAGGCTGGAGCAGTTCCGATATTGGATTGGGACATGGCTGAGGAAGAACCTGGCCAAGGGGACCATCAAGCCGAGTCCGGAGCCGAGCGTCGTGGGAAAGGGTTTGGGGGCTATCAATGCTGGGTTGGACAAACTGCTTCAGGGGGTGAGTTGTACGAAGTTGATCGTTGAGATTGCAGAGTGAGAGTGTCTGGGCCGTTGACACGGGGTACAAgtgttgtttttgttttttttcttccggctccttttcttcattcaCTTCACCACTTCACCTGAACGGCCAGTGGAATAAACGGAAAATCACTAGATGAAGCGGTCGAAGTGGTCTTATTGGAATTCATCACTATCTATCTGCCATATGACCGTGTTAGCAACGAGACTCCAGCTTATTTGAGTAGTGCAGACAAAAAGGATTGGGTGTATATGCCGCCAATCAATGCATACGCCGAATCTGAGACATGGAGGGAGAAGCATTGGATATGGGCAGCTTTTTTCTCAATGTGCAAGGACCCCATTGCATATTGGATGCCCGCCTTTTCCAGAAACCACACGAACTCGGGCAACTTGTCGCGGCCAGCAGGGGAGAACAATGAGACTCAGAAGGATGCTCCATGACCAGCTTGCCGACTGCGAGGCTGAATGATTGGACCGTGGTCAccaatcaatcaatcaaaaAGAATCTTTACGCTGCACACGATTCCTCATCCTGTAGCACCCTATTCCAGTAATAGTTGATGGTGTATATGCCTCGCTGCGCGCAAGAGGGTAATTAGACAAGAAGTCAAGTTTATCAATATGAGTAATGCCATTACACGCAACAACCCAAAGAAAGCAAATATACTATCATCCACTCCATCACAGACCAGCCAACAGCTCCGCTAACGAAATAGGCTTCCTGACGGCATTCGAGAAGCCCTCGTGAAACGTAACCCAGACCTTCCTACCAGCCTTGGACGATTCGTCCACTGCGGAGTTCGCATTCGAGTCGCCCGTCTCCGAAGCCGGCTCCAGAAGGGCCCTTCCAAAGAAATCGCGCTTAACAGCGGCTTCCTTCATGGCTTTCTGTGCGGCTTCGCTCGTTCCAGGGACTTGTTTCATGCCCCCGGATACGGCGCCCGCTTTATTCATGCTCAAGTGGTCGGACTGTTTGCGCATTGTTTCCTTGCGATACTCCTGGTCCAGGACTTGGCGGACGGCGTAGCGGACGGGGGCtgtggatgccatggagCTGCCTTTGGTTTTGGAAAAGGAGACGAGAGAGTCGATTGGTCTGTGTCTTGTTAGCTCGGATGTTCTCTGTAGGGGGTAAATAATACTTACGGCTCCATTCTGAAGGCCCATCCACCGTGACTCCCGCCGTCATGCTCGACTCGCACTTTCTCAAAATTTACTCCCAGCGCGGCCATGACGCGCACGGCAGACTGCACCAGCGCGCGTTCACTTTCCTTCCGGACGCTGGCCACGCTACGCTGATCGCCGCCACCACGAACAATCACCGGTTTGACGTCGGGAGAGAGCATGCGCATAACATGTGGAACCAAGTCCGTGATCACGTTCTCCGGTGAACGGAACATGCGCAACAACGGcgcggagaaggaagaatggAACCCGGTTAAGATCTGGCGGTTCAGCTTTTGCGCTTCGAACGCAGCATAGTCTGCCTTTGGCCCGGCGAAAGGGTGGTCCTCTTCAGCGTCATCTTCGTCCGGGGTTTGACCTGTCGCTTCGGTCTTCCCAGCGGCGGATGCAAAGAGGTGGTGAAATGCAATGACCGACTGGCTCAGATACGGACCGAGCTCCCATTCGTGAGATGAGTAGACCTTTGAGGAAATCGAGTCGTGGAAATGCAGCCAATCGTAAGCGGCATTTGGTTTGGAGAGGAAGGTATCGTCCTGGTACTCCTGAATGGGATATGCAGCAAAACACTCCGACACACATCGGTCATGGTCGCCGCTGGCTTCCACCATCTCCCGCAGGCGGTTGATAGCGTGTCGTTTGCGCAAATCCGCCACCCCGACCGGAGTCCGGGAGTTGGGCCCGTCGTATCGGTCCTGGAATGAAGTCGTGCCCACGGGGTCATCGGAGAAGCCGGCTCCTTCGGTGAATACCCGGTTGACAATCTCGCGGACGCCACCGCGACTCAGTCCCTTGAAGAACGAGCTGCCTTCGGTCGAGGCACTGAGCACTCGTTGCTCCAGCCAGCCTCGGGTCAATTTCGGGGTTGCTAATTCGTTGCGGAGTTTATGTGCCACCCATTCGGCAGCAACGAGTACGCTGCGAATATCACCCTCGGCCGAGCCGGTGCTCTTCGAGCCGCGCTGTCTCCTGGCTGCCAGACCCCAAGATGCCTCACAAAGTCTTCGAGCGCCGTCACTGTCACAGGGGATTCCTTCTCTGGTGAAGATGTTCTTCACTCGCTGAACAACGTTCTCCAGCGGTGCGTTGCGGACATGGATCATCTCCGCGACAGAGGAAGCCCGCAGAGGTCGAAGGCTAGTGTGGTAGAGATCATTGCAGATCAAAATCAGCGGCCGCAGAAAGCGGAAGGTGTCCcccttgcgcttcttgctACTTTTCCCATTTTGTTCTACGGAACGCGCCGTGTTGCGTTGGTCGAGCAGAACAAGATCGATCAAGGCCTTCATGAAACCACCCTCGCCGCCACTGCCAGATCCACCTACAACACCATCAacctcgtccaccacaaCACAGACGGGTTTCCCGGCGCGgcggatcttcttctcgcccacTTCGACGTTCATGCCCTTGACGTTCTCCGTACCCAGTGCATCACGAATCCGGCCCTTGACCACGTCCTTGCTGCGGTCATCGCTGGCATTGATTTCGAGCACTTCGTAGCCAGCCTGTTTAGCGCATACATGTGCCAGGGTCGTCTTGCCCAACCCCGGAGGTCCACTCAACAACAGAACTTTCCGGTGTATGCgctcctcttcttcgtctcctTGAGTGTGTTTCTTCGCGCGAGCCTGAGCCTTGGCCAGACCGGGGAAGACAATGGGGTCCCACCCCTTCAGCCAACGCAAAACGGCTCGATGAGTCCGCTCATCGCCTATCAGGTCGGTGAACTTGCGCGCGCGGTACTTTTCCGTCCACATGGCATGGTCCTTCTTGCTTTGCTTGGGATTTTCGATGGACTGCTGGACTGGCGCTGGGGGAGCCTTCTCTGATGGCTTCTTCGTGGTTTTCGCCGCGTCATCCAGCAATTTATGAATTTCAATGCCGTAGTAGGCTGTCTTAGCTCGCCCCGGAGCTGTTTCGGATCGACTGGCAATAATCCGCTCATAGGAAACCGGGGCATGGGTCTTTCGCGCGGACACGCTGTGCGTTTTGCCAGCACATGTTTTGATCTGAAACTTCTGCGGTGCCCCCGTTTTCCTTGCAGGCAGCGGATCCAAGAGCGATGGTGTGGGTGTATGCGTGGGTGTGGACTCATCCGTCGTCTCTGGTGGTTCCGCTATGATAGGTGCAGGCCCCGAGTCGAGCACATACTCCTGCAGCTCAAACTGGCtcttgagctgctcatcCCCCAACCCAGGAGGAAtatcatcgtcatcctcgtcgtcatcatcatcgtcagccAAAAACCCTCCCAGGATACGCGGCCGTTTCTGCTGCTCCGTTGACTGTGCACCGTCTtccacatcatcaacatcagacgctttcctcttctgcgTCTCGATACCGGCCGCGCGAGTGGGCGCCAGCGCACCAGGTGAAGAAATAAACGGCATGCTCGCAACAGGAGGGGACGACTGCAGACACGATCTTCTATTATGAATCTGTCTCGGCGTAGACGTGGACGTGGATGTGGACGCGGACAGCTTCGTCGGGGTATCTGAATGAAATCCCGTCAATTCCGTGAATTATTCGACATGAACCACCAGGAACCACAAACCAGGTATTAGATCGTCGTCACTGCGGAACACATCGGCCAGGTCCCACGCTCGGTGCTGGATTACGTCGCGCTTGTGCTCCAGGCGCTGCAGGTTCAGGGCCTCCAGGTCGTCGGCGAAGGACTCGGAGGGTGGATGTGGTGCGATATCGTCCTGGGAGTGTAGATGCAGTGCCGGATCGAACGATGAGAGAAACGAGGGTGACGAGGGAATCATTGAGcggttggttggttgggttCGGAGTCCCCGCGGACTTGCAGAGACGCGCCTGGACGCGTTGGCACTAGACCCGATTGGGTAGGGGTGGTATAGATCAGTCTCCGGACTATAGGAAATAATCATTATCTGGCTACGGTACCAAATGGTTTATGCTATAGAGAATTGATTGAATTGATGATATGGCGAAGTTGGACCAGCCCTCTAATCGGTGGTATACTGTACTGGATGATATTGGACAAACAAGAACAAAggaaagaacaagaagaaaccagTTTATGcgttcttcagcttctccgTCAGCTCAGGCACCTTCTCAAACAAATCCCCCACCAGCCCGACATCCGCGACATTGAAAATCGGCGCATCGGGATCCTTGTTGATCGCGGCAATCACCTTGCTATCCTTCATACCGGCCAAGTGCTGAATGGCACCCGAGATACCCGCACACAGATAAAGCTGCGGAGCCACGTTCTTACCGGTCTGGCCGACCTGGAGACTGTTATCAGCGAAGCCACTGTCCACCGCAGCGCGCGAGGCACCAATCGCAGCGCCGAGCGAGTCCGCCAGCGGAAGCATGATGCGATCGAACtcctccttggacttgaGGCCACGACCGCCCGAGACAACGCGGGTGGCGGTCCCCAGGTCGGGCCGCTCGGACTTGGACAGCTCCTCGGACACCCACTCCGTCTGCGCGGGGACGTTGGGATCAGCGCcctcgacgatctcggcGGAGCCGCCCTCCGTCTCGACGCCTTGGAAGGCGGTGCCACGCACGGTGAGCACTTTGATGTTGTCGCTGGATTGCACGGTGAGGATGGCGTTGCCGGCGTAGATGGGGCGGACGAAGGCTGGGTTTGATGGTCAGTGTGTTGTGTCGTGGAAACAGAATAGGTAGGCTACACACTGTCCTCGCTCTCAATCCCGGTAATGTCTGAGATCTGCTGCACATCCAACAGAGCAGCCACCCGTGGCAGGAGACTCTTGCCGAAGGCCGAGTGGCCCGCAACGATGTGCGTGTATTCGCCCTTCTTGATATTCTCGACCAACAGAGGAGCGTAGTTCTCTGGGAGGCCCTGGAAGCACGCAACAGTCAGCAACGGATACCAATCCAGCCCAGGAAGAAACACACTTTCTCATAAGCATcattctccaccgccaccaccttctccagacCCTTGATCTTCGCCGCCTCCGCAGCCGAAGTGCCCTTCACACCACTACCAGCCAGGAAAGCCGTTACCGAACCACCCAGCTTCTGTGCGGCCACAATTGCGGATAGGGACGAGTTCTGCAGCTTGCCATCGCGCTGCTCAAGGACGGCGAGGGTCGAGAGAAGCCGGGCCAGCGCCGAGGAAGCGGGCGCTCGCAGGGCGCGGGTGGGATAGAGTTGAGGGCGGGCTGCCCGCAGGACGGAGTGTCTGGCAATAGGAATCATGGCGACGGGATGTGGGATGTGTTGACTCCGTTCGCCGGGGAGAGGTGAAGGAAGTGTGGGAGAGACTGGGAGGTTCGGCGATTCACGGTGAAGCGGGTGGTTATCCTCGGGGTGCCAAGACCGGCGCCGACCTCGGTTAATTAGCAACCATAGATCTTCTCAGGGAATAGTTACATATACTATGTACTGAATACTGAAGGTAGATCCAAGTCTAGAAGAATATTGCACTAGAATATGTACCAGACAcacagaaagaaaacacATTTTGTACGCCACCCAGAAAAATAGCCCTGAACATGATGCAGATAGTAAAACATTATGGACCTAGGTcgactttctcttctgtttGCCAGCCGCCTTGGGTGCGGCGATCACcgcatcgccatcttccagcgccttggccttgagctgctggagcttctCTTTCCGCGAGGAtcccttctcctcgtcatcatcgtcggcggccggcttggacttcttcgctttcttctcctcgggcTTCTGGTCTGCAATc is part of the Penicillium psychrofluorescens genome assembly, chromosome: 4 genome and encodes:
- a CDS encoding uncharacterized protein (ID:PFLUO_006457-T1.cds;~source:funannotate); this translates as MIPSSPSFLSSFDPALHLHSQDDIAPHPPSESFADDLEALNLQRLEHKRDVIQHRAWDLADVFRSDDDLIPDTPTKLSASTSTSTSTPRQIHNRRSCLQSSPPVASMPFISSPGALAPTRAAGIETQKRKASDVDDVEDGAQSTEQQKRPRILGGFLADDDDDDEDDDDIPPGLGDEQLKSQFELQEYVLDSGPAPIIAEPPETTDESTPTHTPTPSLLDPLPARKTGAPQKFQIKTCAGKTHSVSARKTHAPVSYERIIASRSETAPGRAKTAYYGIEIHKLLDDAAKTTKKPSEKAPPAPVQQSIENPKQSKKDHAMWTEKYRARKFTDLIGDERTHRAVLRWLKGWDPIVFPGLAKAQARAKKHTQGDEEEERIHRKVLLLSGPPGLGKTTLAHVCAKQAGYEVLEINASDDRSKDVVKGRIRDALGTENVKGMNVEVGEKKIRRAGKPVCVVVDEVDGVVGGSGSGGEGGFMKALIDLVLLDQRNTARSVEQNGKSSKKRKGDTFRFLRPLILICNDLYHTSLRPLRASSVAEMIHVRNAPLENVVQRVKNIFTREGIPCDSDGARRLCEASWGLAARRQRGSKSTGSAEGDIRSVLVAAEWVAHKLRNELATPKLTRGWLEQRVLSASTEGSSFFKGLSRGGVREIVNRVFTEGAGFSDDPVGTTSFQDRYDGPNSRTPVGVADLRKRHAINRLREMVEASGDHDRCVSECFAAYPIQEYQDDTFLSKPNAAYDWLHFHDSISSKVYSSHEWELGPYLSQSVIAFHHLFASAAGKTEATGQTPDEDDAEEDHPFAGPKADYAAFEAQKLNRQILTGFHSSFSAPLLRMFRSPENVITDLVPHVMRMLSPDVKPVIVRGGGDQRSVASVRKESERALVQSAVRVMAALGVNFEKVRVEHDGGSHGGWAFRMEPPIDSLVSFSKTKGSSMASTAPVRYAVRQVLDQEYRKETMRKQSDHLSMNKAGAVSGGMKQVPGTSEAAQKAMKEAAVKRDFFGRALLEPASETGDSNANSAVDESSKAGRKVWVTFHEGFSNAVRKPISLAELLAGL
- a CDS encoding uncharacterized protein (ID:PFLUO_006456-T1.cds;~source:funannotate) produces the protein MATHLAAVSPAKGRRFELRRRPTPKPGPDELLIAVKSVALNPADAYMRDQGLFIPFHPTVIGFDMSGLVLEVGDNVPTGATDNDLAPSFRPGITRVAAYAASIWKSCDPDYGAFQERCLVPWQHAVPLPNEGMSWNHAATLPVAVEVPLSTWDAIGIPRIGEATASTPVSVGSTNMEKREALLIWGASSSVGTMGVQTARLLREDPTSSFAAVYATAGSANKSYVGSLGADRVFDYKDSRVVDAIVSAAKEDGLVIRHCFLATGQLAPCQAVLKAFLDEDQEGKKAKTAKIGSAPVVPPDAEVVNGVETTFVMPSSVGRERLEQFRYWIGTWLRKNLAKGTIKPSPEPSVVGKGLGAINAGLDKLLQGVSCTKLIVEIAE
- a CDS encoding uncharacterized protein (ID:PFLUO_006458-T1.cds;~source:funannotate), whose product is MIPIARHSVLRAARPQLYPTRALRAPASSALARLLSTLAVLEQRDGKLQNSSLSAIVAAQKLGGSVTAFLAGSGVKGTSAAEAAKIKGLEKVVAVENDAYEKGLPENYAPLLVENIKKGEYTHIVAGHSAFGKSLLPRVAALLDVQQISDITGIESEDTFVRPIYAGNAILTVQSSDNIKVLTVRGTAFQGVETEGGSAEIVEGADPNVPAQTEWVSEELSKSERPDLGTATRVVSGGRGLKSKEEFDRIMLPLADSLGAAIGASRAAVDSGFADNSLQVGQTGKNVAPQLYLCAGISGAIQHLAGMKDSKVIAAINKDPDAPIFNVADVGLVGDLFEKVPELTEKLKNA